Proteins from a genomic interval of Parafrankia discariae:
- a CDS encoding IS6 family transposase — translation PEVIVLAVRWYLRYALSYRDVEELLAERGLDVDHVTVYRWVRRFTPLLVEAARPCRHRPGDRWFVDETYVKVAGRWTYLYRAVDQHGQVIDVLASTRRDQAAAQRFFGRALTQGRRPAEVTTDKAPVYPRILDELLPEACHVDAARENNRIEADHSRLKARLRPMLGLKRLRSVQTVSAGHALVQNIRRGHYELAIDTHPPLRLAAAFTELAAAV, via the coding sequence CCGGAGGTGATCGTCCTCGCCGTCCGCTGGTACCTGCGGTACGCGCTGTCCTACCGGGATGTCGAGGAGCTCCTCGCCGAACGCGGCCTCGATGTTGATCACGTCACGGTGTATCGGTGGGTGCGGCGCTTCACGCCTCTGCTGGTCGAGGCTGCTCGGCCGTGTCGGCACCGGCCCGGGGACAGGTGGTTCGTCGATGAAACGTACGTCAAGGTCGCCGGCCGATGGACCTACCTCTACCGGGCCGTCGACCAGCATGGCCAGGTCATCGACGTCCTCGCCAGCACACGACGCGACCAAGCCGCTGCCCAGCGCTTCTTCGGTCGGGCGCTAACGCAGGGGCGCCGGCCGGCCGAGGTCACCACCGACAAGGCACCCGTCTACCCGCGGATCCTCGACGAGCTGCTCCCCGAGGCCTGTCACGTGGATGCCGCCCGGGAGAACAACCGGATCGAAGCCGACCACAGCCGGTTGAAAGCACGGCTCCGGCCGATGCTCGGGCTGAAACGCCTCCGCTCGGTCCAGACCGTCAGCGCCGGACACGCCCTGGTGCAGAACATCCGCCGCGGCCACTACGAACTCGCCATCGACACCCACCCGCCGCTGAGGCTGGCCGCCGCGTTCACCGAACTCGCCGCAGCCGTCTGA